Part of the Labrenzia sp. PHM005 genome is shown below.
CCGAGGACTATCAGCAAGGTGACACCGTACGGATCATGTACATTCATGTTCCGGCCGCTTGGCTGTGCATGATGTGTTATACGGTGATGTCGATTTCATCGATTGGCACTTTGGTCTGGAAACATCCGCTGGCCGATGTGTCGGCCAAAAGCGCTGCTCCGATCGGTGCGGCTTTCACCTTCATGGCTCTGGTGACAGGGTCTCTTTGGGGCAAACCCATGTGGGGGACCTATTGGGTCTGGGACGCCCGGCTGACGTCGGTGCTGGTTCTGCTCATCATGTATCTGGGTCTGATGACCCTTTGGCGGACCATGGATGACCCGATCAAGGCCGGAAAGGCAGCTGCGGTTCTCACCCTGGTGGGCGCGTTGAACCTGCCGGTGATCAAATTCTCCGTTGATTGGTGGAACACACTTCATCAGCCGGCGAGTGTCGTTCGCATGGATGGTCCGACCATTCACCCTGACATTCTATGGCCTCTTTTGGTCATGGCCACCGCATTCACCCTGCTGTTCTTCGTCATTCACTTCATGGCGATGCGCAACGAAATCCTGCGCCGGCGTGTGCGTGCCATGCGCATGCGCGCGGCGAGTGCCACACATCAGGGCCCTGCCGGGGCCGCCCAACCTGCGGAGTGACGATTTTGGATCTTGGACCACACGCCGGATTTATCATCGCCTCCTACGGTCTATGTCTGTTGACGGTAGTGGCACTGATTGCTTGGGTGCGTATCGATAAAACCGCCCAGGAAAAGGCGCTCAAGGATCTTGCAGATCAAGGCATTACCCGGGCACGTCCGGAACACGGGAGCACCCTGTCCTCATGAGTTCCATGGAAAATGAAACAAGCACGACTCCGAAAAAACGCGGATTTCCGGTTCTTGTGCTCTTGCCGCTGATCGTTTTTGTCAGCCTGGCATTCCTGTTTCTGTTTCAGCTTCTGATGGGCGGGGACCCGAGCAAGATCCCGTCTGCCTTGATCAACAAACCGGCGCCGGAATTCGCGCTGCCGCACTTGGAAGACCTGTCAAAGGACGGTGTTCAGATGCCGGGGTTCTCCCGGGGTGATCTGATCGGCCAGGTGTCTGTGGTCAATATCTTTTCCTCCTGGTGCGGTCCGTGCCGCCAGGAACATCCGCTGCTTGAAGATCTGGCCAAATTGGACGGCTTTCAGATGATCGGCATCAATTATAAGGACAAGCCGGAAAATGCCCGCCGGTTCCTCGGCAGCCTAGGCAATCCGTATGACCGGATCGGTGTCGACAACACCGGACGTGCGGCCATTGACTGGGGCGTTTACGGCGTGCCGGAAACCTTCATCGTCGATAAGACCGGCACCATCCGTTACAAGTTCATCGGTCCGCTGGATCCGACAAACTACGAGACAGGATTTTTGCCTGAGCTTCGGAAGATTATCGCTGAGGGCTAATCTTCTGAAGAATAATCACCGGAATACGGGCTTTATTCACAAACACGCGAAAACAGCGGAAATCTGCCAGTATCACTGGCACGTGACTCGCGATTTACAAGGCTCCCGACTATTTTGATTGAAACAGTTACGGGACATCAGTCAATGGCGGGCAGCTACACCCGGGTGGCAACACAGGCTATCCGAGCGGGTTTTTTTGTAATCTGCGGGATAATTTCTACTGGCGCATTTGTTGATGATGCGATTGCAGAGCCGCGGAAGGTGATTGAACTCTTTACCAGTCAGGGCTGCTCCTCCTGCCCACCTGCAGATCGGCTCGCTGAACAGCTCGTTAAAGAAGACGACAGCGTGCTCACATTGTTGATGCCGGTGGACTACTGGGACTATCTCGGCTGGAAGGATACACTTGCAAGTCCGGTTCATTCCCAGCGGCAGCGGGCCTATGCGCAAAGGCGCGGAGACCGGTCTGTTTATACGCCGCAGATGGTCATCAACGGTGAAGAGCATGTGGTTGGCAGCCGGGAAAATCATGTGCGCGCAGCACTTGACCGGGCCTCCCCGCTGTCCACAAACGTTTCTCTAAAAATATCCGATATGGCCGTGGAAGCGCAGGTTGGTGGCGCGCTGCCTAAAGGGGCCAAAATGGCAACGGTCTATTTCTTGCGGGTTCAGGATGAAGCGACGGTCGAGATTGGCCGCGGTGAAAACGCTGGCCGTGAGATCAAATACGTCAACGTGGTTCGCGACCTCGTCCCGATGGGCATGTGGTCCGGTGGAGACGAAACCTTCCGCATGGCAAAGTCGAAACTGAACCTGTCAGGCGATGCCAGGTGCATCATTCTTGTTCAAGTGGAAGACAATGATGGTCCAGGCCGGATCATCGGTGCGGCTGCCATGGATTGGAAAAAGGGTTTTTAGAACCTTTTGCCGTTTCTCGGCGATGCTTTTCCTTTGAAATCCCGGTTTGCCGGTTGCCTTGGCAGTAAAACCTGATACCCCTTGCAGCGC
Proteins encoded:
- a CDS encoding heme ABC transporter permease, coding for MAFWDYANPTRFLRLVQIVLPWLIGLCVLFFAAGLYMSFYMAPEDYQQGDTVRIMYIHVPAAWLCMMCYTVMSISSIGTLVWKHPLADVSAKSAAPIGAAFTFMALVTGSLWGKPMWGTYWVWDARLTSVLVLLIMYLGLMTLWRTMDDPIKAGKAAAVLTLVGALNLPVIKFSVDWWNTLHQPASVVRMDGPTIHPDILWPLLVMATAFTLLFFVIHFMAMRNEILRRRVRAMRMRAASATHQGPAGAAQPAE
- the ccmD gene encoding heme exporter protein CcmD, which codes for MTILDLGPHAGFIIASYGLCLLTVVALIAWVRIDKTAQEKALKDLADQGITRARPEHGSTLSS
- a CDS encoding DsbE family thiol:disulfide interchange protein, translating into MSSMENETSTTPKKRGFPVLVLLPLIVFVSLAFLFLFQLLMGGDPSKIPSALINKPAPEFALPHLEDLSKDGVQMPGFSRGDLIGQVSVVNIFSSWCGPCRQEHPLLEDLAKLDGFQMIGINYKDKPENARRFLGSLGNPYDRIGVDNTGRAAIDWGVYGVPETFIVDKTGTIRYKFIGPLDPTNYETGFLPELRKIIAEG
- a CDS encoding thioredoxin family protein → MAGSYTRVATQAIRAGFFVICGIISTGAFVDDAIAEPRKVIELFTSQGCSSCPPADRLAEQLVKEDDSVLTLLMPVDYWDYLGWKDTLASPVHSQRQRAYAQRRGDRSVYTPQMVINGEEHVVGSRENHVRAALDRASPLSTNVSLKISDMAVEAQVGGALPKGAKMATVYFLRVQDEATVEIGRGENAGREIKYVNVVRDLVPMGMWSGGDETFRMAKSKLNLSGDARCIILVQVEDNDGPGRIIGAAAMDWKKGF